In Rhodococcus qingshengii JCM 15477, the sequence TTCCAGTCCTTCCAAGTAGCTCTCAGTCGTCGTCCCTCCAGGCCAGTCCTCGAGCACCTCACTGAGCACCGGCAGTTTCTCGGGCCCGATTTCTCGGATCTTGACCGCGAGAGGTGACACGCTGCCTTCCGGTCGCGTAGTGGTGTCGTAGATGTTGAGCAATGCGCCGAGTGTGTAGTTCCACAGCGCTCGATAGATCAACAGTGCGCGACGAGGTGACATACCGAGTTCGACACACGCGGCCATCGCCCGATCGACCAAGACCACAGCGCCGCTCCCACCACGGCCACCGCGCTGAAGCAACTCGATGATCCAGCGCTCCGACGCCAGCTTTTCGAAGATCGCGGTGAAGATCGTGCGAAGCCGTTCGACCTGATCCTGCGGCAGGACCAGCGCGCCGAGATCTTGTGAGTACACATCGAGCACCGCGCTGATCAGCTGTTCCTTGTCGCCCACGTGCCGGTACAGCGCCATCGGCGTGGTGCCGAGCGACTTCGCCAACGCGCGCATGCTCAACGCGTCGGCG encodes:
- a CDS encoding TetR/AcrR family transcriptional regulator, which produces MAEKMEPRSPRLGRPPTITSEQIVDEAKRQLQTGGADALSMRALAKSLGTTPMALYRHVGDKEQLISAVLDVYSQDLGALVLPQDQVERLRTIFTAIFEKLASERWIIELLQRGGRGGSGAVVLVDRAMAACVELGMSPRRALLIYRALWNYTLGALLNIYDTTTRPEGSVSPLAVKIREIGPEKLPVLSEVLEDWPGGTTTESYLEGLEVLISGYMNSD